Sequence from the Burkholderia sp. GAS332 genome:
GTGCAATTCGACCAGCGTGCGCGCTAATGGCAAGCCGATTCCGAGGCCGCCCTCGGAGCGTTCGAGCGAACTCTCAGATTGCACGAACAAGTCGAAGATATGCGGAATGGTTCCGGCAGTCATGCCGACACCGTTGTCGCGCACACTGATCTGCACGTTGTCGTGCAACCCGCGAACGTCGATCAGGATTTCGCCGCCTGGCGGCGTGTACTTCCCTGCGTTCGAGAGGATATTGCCAAGCACCTGCGCAATCCGCACGCCGTCGCCGACAATGAAAAGCGGCTCATCGGGCATCTGGGTCTTCAGCGTGTGGCCCTTCCTGGTGAGCGTGGGTTCGGCGGTTTCGATCGCCGCTTCGATGGCGGCGGCGAGTCCGACGATCTCCTGCCGTAGCGTGATCTTGCCTTGCGTGATCCGCGCCACATCGAGCAGATCGTCCACGAGACGGCTCAAATGCTTCACCTGGCGCCCGATCACCGCGCGCATCGCATCGAAATTCTCCGGCGAAGGCGAGCGGCTCGGATCAAGCAATTCGATTGCATTGCGGATCGGCGCCAACGGGTTGCGCAGTTCGTGCGCGAGCATCGCAAGGAATTCGTCCTTACGACGATCGGCGTCGCGCAGCACCATTTCGTTCGCCTTGCGCTCCGAGATATCGTTGACGATACCGGCCAGCCGGTAGATACGCTCGCGTGCATCGCGCACGGGAAAGCCGCGCTCGGCGACCCAACGGGTTTCACCATCGGGCCGCACGATGCGGTATTCGATCTCATACGGCACACCGGTTGCCAGCGTGCGGTACGCGGTCTCGACCGCCGCTTCGTCTTGCGGATGAATGCGGCCCGCCCAGTGGCCCGCGCCGGGTACCGGCGCGAGCGCTTCGTCGCCCCACAGGCGGCGATAGGCCGGGCTCACGTACAGCAGTTGAGCGGTTGAAGGGTCGAGCATCCAGAACACGTCGTCGATATTCTCGGCCATCTGGCGAAAGCGCTCCTCGCTTTCGCGCAATGCGCCTTCCGCGCGACGCACCCGCAACAGGGCACGCACATGCGCGATCAACTCCGCCGGTTCGATCGGCTCAATCAGGTAGCTGTCGGCCCCGCCGTCAAGGCCGCGAATCTTGTCGATGCTCTGCACGGCCGCCGCGGAAGTCTGCAGCACGAGGATGCCGGCTGTCTCCGGCGCCGACTTGATCTGACGGCACACTTCGAAACCGTTGATGTCCGGCAGCTTGACGTCGAGCAGCACGAGGTCAGGCAACGAGATGCGCGTGCGTTCGATCGCCTCCGTGCCGTTAGCGGCTTCGATCACCACAAAACCGGCACGCGACAGAACCCGACTCTTGGCGTACCGTGCGCCGTCATTGTCGTCGACGTTCAATATCAGAGTGGTGGTCGCGTCGCTCATGGCAGATCGTTTTCCGTGTGTACTTCAGTGGCTGCCCGTGGCGAATCGCCTGGTACGGCCGGCGTGTCCACCAGGATGGTTGCGGTAAAGGTCGAGCCTTTGCCCAGTTCGCTTTCCAGCCCGACCGTGCCGCCCAGCAGCTTGCACAGCTTGCTGCACAACGGCAAACCCAGCCCGGTCCCCTTCACGTAGGCCTGCAGGCGGTTTTCCACCTGCTCGAATTCTTCGAATACGCGTTGCTGGTGCTCAGGCGCAATGCCGATGCCGGTATCGCACACCGAGAAGGTCAGGAGGTGTTGAGCGGCGTCATAGTGCGCCCGCACCCGTACCTCCCCCTGTTCGGTGAACTTGAGCGCATTGGATATGAAATTACGGAGAATCTGCGAGACCTTGCCTTCGTCGGCGACAACCGGCGG
This genomic interval carries:
- a CDS encoding PAS domain S-box-containing protein; the protein is MSDATTTLILNVDDNDGARYAKSRVLSRAGFVVIEAANGTEAIERTRISLPDLVLLDVKLPDINGFEVCRQIKSAPETAGILVLQTSAAAVQSIDKIRGLDGGADSYLIEPIEPAELIAHVRALLRVRRAEGALRESEERFRQMAENIDDVFWMLDPSTAQLLYVSPAYRRLWGDEALAPVPGAGHWAGRIHPQDEAAVETAYRTLATGVPYEIEYRIVRPDGETRWVAERGFPVRDARERIYRLAGIVNDISERKANEMVLRDADRRKDEFLAMLAHELRNPLAPIRNAIELLDPSRSPSPENFDAMRAVIGRQVKHLSRLVDDLLDVARITQGKITLRQEIVGLAAAIEAAIETAEPTLTRKGHTLKTQMPDEPLFIVGDGVRIAQVLGNILSNAGKYTPPGGEILIDVRGLHDNVQISVRDNGVGMTAGTIPHIFDLFVQSESSLERSEGGLGIGLPLARTLVELHGGTIEAFSDGPGQGSEFIVCLPLTRLSQTGQPVVTAPAAVPQGAGPALRLLLVDDSADAATAMSLVLESDGYDVRVAHEAGHALEIAAQFEPEIVLLDLGLPGMDGFQLAQEMRRRASTANALLIAVTGYGQAADRQHSSEAGFDHHLVKPVSSEELQRVIASRFPGGHR